From one Rosa rugosa chromosome 4, drRosRugo1.1, whole genome shotgun sequence genomic stretch:
- the LOC133707509 gene encoding pentatricopeptide repeat-containing protein At1g74850, chloroplastic-like isoform X3 — MFSSLADCGFRDEARELFKPHSEQTTLPEVAVFTMVIMAYAANGKTKDAHKVYQQMIASGVTPTPTAYTYTLIISGMAKDFSDSNFVGYAKKYFLEMLDRGMKPQYQPYMYVMDAIAYREPVEEAAKKFLEQIKAKGFIPVIDDFQYKENHLTEALQAMKTYASKLNAYWTGYFTSRPALKHYVRMMSIYYMVYCFEYFSLCW; from the exons ATGTTCAGTTCTCTGGCAGATTGCGGCTTCCGTGATGAAGCGAGAGAGCTCTTTAAGCCTCACTCTGAGCAGACCACACTGCCGGAAGTGGCTGTCTTCACCATGGTGATTATGGCCTACGCCGCCAATGGCAAGACCAAGGATGCTCACAAGGTCTACCAGCAGATGATAGCCTCTGGTGTCACCCCCACCCCCACCGCCTACACTTACACTTTAATCATCAGCGGAATGGCAAAAGACTTTTCGGATTCTAATTTCGTCGGGTATGCCAAGAAGTATTTCCTTGAAATGTTGGATAGGGGGATGAAGCCCCAATATCAACCCTACATGTATGTTATGGATGCCATTGCCTACCGAGAGCCAGTGGAGGAGGCGGCCAAGAAGTTCCTTGAGCAGATAAAAGCTAAGGGGTTCATCCCTGTCATCGATGATTTTCAATACAAAGAAAACCACCTCACAGAAGCATTGCAGGCAATGAAAAC ATATGCTAGCAAATTGAATGCTTACTGGACTGGATATTTTACAAGCAGACCAGCCCTCAAACACTATGTTAGAATGATGAGCATCTACTATATGGTATACTGTTTTGAATATTTTAGTTTGTGTTGGTAA
- the LOC133707509 gene encoding pentatricopeptide repeat-containing protein At1g74850, chloroplastic-like isoform X4, which produces MFSSLADCGFRDEARELFKPHSEQTTLPEVAVFTMVIMAYAANGKTKDAHKVYQQMIASGVTPTPTAYTYTLIISGMAKDFSDSNFVGYAKKYFLEMLDRGMKPQYQPYMYVMDAIAYREPVEEAAKKFLEQIKAKGFIPVIDDFQYKENHLTEALQAMKTYASKLNAYWTGYFTSRPALKHYVRMMSIYYM; this is translated from the exons ATGTTCAGTTCTCTGGCAGATTGCGGCTTCCGTGATGAAGCGAGAGAGCTCTTTAAGCCTCACTCTGAGCAGACCACACTGCCGGAAGTGGCTGTCTTCACCATGGTGATTATGGCCTACGCCGCCAATGGCAAGACCAAGGATGCTCACAAGGTCTACCAGCAGATGATAGCCTCTGGTGTCACCCCCACCCCCACCGCCTACACTTACACTTTAATCATCAGCGGAATGGCAAAAGACTTTTCGGATTCTAATTTCGTCGGGTATGCCAAGAAGTATTTCCTTGAAATGTTGGATAGGGGGATGAAGCCCCAATATCAACCCTACATGTATGTTATGGATGCCATTGCCTACCGAGAGCCAGTGGAGGAGGCGGCCAAGAAGTTCCTTGAGCAGATAAAAGCTAAGGGGTTCATCCCTGTCATCGATGATTTTCAATACAAAGAAAACCACCTCACAGAAGCATTGCAGGCAATGAAAAC ATATGCTAGCAAATTGAATGCTTACTGGACTGGATATTTTACAAGCAGACCAGCCCTCAAACACTATGTTAGAATGATGAGCATCTACTATATG TGA